A region of Phytohabitans rumicis DNA encodes the following proteins:
- a CDS encoding DUF1702 family protein — protein sequence MQTTARWGRQCLGGAELSSALRALRRRILTPNTAETRLDVRGFHEKDAASKEVLERVGHTFLAGFSYAAEARTTDDAEMRLEQIATRFRGFAYEGAAMGFAIRDALPFGGGNIAKFLAGRGQAHVYMVYVGVGWAMARLPRMLWSRIAPADPVLRWLALDGYGFHQAYFRTQRYVHERYHHDRFPWPVDGPSWYASRVLDQGVGRAMWFVCGTDPALLAKTIARFPAHRWPDLYAGAGLAATYAGGADESELRALWDAAGDCRPQVAQGAAFGAAARLRAGLMVPHNELAAQVFCGMSATEAAELSERNRPDGPVRGDEPAYEVWRRRIANEFVSIGRC from the coding sequence ATGCAAACCACCGCCCGATGGGGCCGCCAATGCCTTGGGGGAGCAGAGTTGTCTAGTGCATTGCGGGCGCTGCGGCGCCGCATCCTGACCCCGAACACCGCCGAGACCAGGCTGGACGTGCGTGGCTTCCACGAGAAGGACGCAGCCTCCAAAGAAGTCCTGGAGAGGGTCGGCCATACGTTTTTGGCGGGCTTCTCCTATGCCGCGGAAGCGCGCACCACCGACGACGCCGAAATGCGACTCGAACAGATCGCTACGCGCTTTCGGGGATTCGCGTACGAGGGCGCCGCGATGGGCTTCGCCATTCGTGACGCGTTGCCGTTCGGCGGGGGCAACATTGCCAAGTTCCTCGCCGGCCGCGGACAGGCGCACGTCTACATGGTCTACGTCGGCGTCGGCTGGGCGATGGCTCGGCTGCCGCGCATGCTCTGGTCGCGGATCGCACCGGCCGACCCGGTCCTGCGCTGGCTCGCGCTGGACGGCTACGGCTTCCACCAGGCGTACTTCCGCACCCAGCGGTACGTGCACGAGCGGTACCACCACGACCGGTTCCCGTGGCCCGTGGACGGCCCGAGCTGGTACGCCAGCCGGGTGCTGGACCAGGGCGTGGGCCGGGCGATGTGGTTCGTCTGCGGCACCGACCCGGCGCTGCTCGCCAAGACCATCGCGAGGTTCCCGGCGCACCGGTGGCCGGACCTGTACGCCGGCGCCGGCTTGGCGGCCACCTACGCGGGCGGCGCGGACGAGTCCGAGCTGCGGGCCCTGTGGGACGCGGCCGGTGACTGCCGGCCCCAGGTCGCGCAGGGCGCCGCGTTCGGCGCGGCCGCCCGGCTGCGCGCCGGCCTGATGGTGCCGCACAACGAGCTCGCCGCCCAGGTGTTCTGCGGCATGTCCGCCACCGAGGCCGCGGAGCTGAGCGAGCGGAACCGCCCGGACGGGCCGGTCCGCGGCGACGAGCCCGCGTACGAGGTGTGGCGGCGGCGCATCGCCAACGAGTTCGTCTCTATTGGAAGGTGCTAG
- a CDS encoding carboxymuconolactone decarboxylase family protein, with translation MVARRVIASVVQRQVKYVKTVPVATAGDLVAAVYRQAADEMRLVVPPVLLHSPSPQTLAAYWMLMRETLMTAGAADRLAKEAVAAAVSVANICPYCVDMHSIGMYDLANEHDAEAVAGDRVDEVADPRVRDLAAWARVAHQPDAAVHRKPPFAEAERAELVGVAVSFHYLGRMVNVFLSNFLLPPRLGPRARRRVKQGLSLALSPTLREIRPVGRAVALLPDAPLPADVAWARGHPGVAAAAARSFAAFERAGARSVPPAVRQLVQERLAQWRGEEAGLSREWCERLVADLPAPDQAAGRLALLTAFASHQVDEDTVREFRGGEPRDAALVEVTAWASYAAARRVGSFHLIECAS, from the coding sequence ATGGTTGCCCGTCGGGTCATCGCGTCCGTGGTCCAACGACAGGTCAAGTACGTCAAGACCGTCCCGGTCGCCACCGCCGGCGACCTGGTGGCGGCGGTGTACCGGCAGGCGGCGGACGAGATGCGGCTGGTGGTGCCGCCGGTCCTGCTGCACTCGCCGTCGCCGCAGACGCTGGCCGCGTACTGGATGCTGATGCGCGAGACGCTGATGACCGCGGGCGCCGCCGACCGGCTGGCGAAGGAGGCGGTCGCGGCGGCCGTGTCGGTGGCGAACATCTGCCCGTACTGCGTCGACATGCACAGCATCGGCATGTACGACCTCGCCAACGAGCACGACGCCGAGGCCGTCGCCGGCGACCGGGTGGACGAGGTGGCCGATCCCCGCGTCCGGGACCTGGCGGCGTGGGCGCGCGTCGCCCACCAGCCGGACGCGGCGGTGCACCGCAAGCCGCCGTTCGCGGAGGCCGAGCGCGCCGAGCTGGTAGGGGTGGCGGTGAGCTTCCACTACCTCGGCCGCATGGTGAACGTCTTCCTGTCGAACTTCCTCCTGCCGCCCCGGCTCGGCCCGCGCGCCCGGCGCCGGGTCAAGCAGGGCCTGAGCCTGGCGCTGAGCCCCACGCTCCGGGAGATACGCCCGGTGGGCCGGGCCGTCGCGCTGCTGCCCGACGCGCCGTTGCCGGCGGATGTCGCCTGGGCGCGCGGGCACCCGGGGGTCGCCGCCGCGGCGGCGCGATCCTTCGCCGCGTTCGAGCGGGCCGGCGCGCGGTCCGTCCCACCCGCGGTGCGGCAGCTCGTGCAGGAGCGGCTCGCGCAGTGGCGGGGCGAGGAGGCGGGCTTGAGCCGGGAGTGGTGCGAACGGCTCGTCGCCGACCTGCCCGCGCCGGACCAGGCCGCCGGGCGCCTGGCGCTGCTGACCGCGTTCGCCTCCCATCAGGTCGACGAGGACACCGTGCGCGAGTTCCGCGGCGGTGAGCCCCGGGACGCCGCCCTGGTGGAGGTGACCGCGTGGGCGAGCTACGCGGCCGCCCGCCGGGTCGGCAGCTTCCACTTGATCGAATGCGCTTCTTGA
- a CDS encoding copper resistance CopC family protein, whose translation MTRRGAARLASVLLGFAAAGALLGGPAAAVAQDGLVASDPRDQAVLAAGPSGVRLTFSSTPTADSHVSIVDGNGSAVTTGPLSAAPGRALWQPIAIDAPSDVIVAYHVELDGGGEASGVLRFSVGTGKPPALTGAVPDADPHAHSVDPLSAFLLVVDGLVVLGVLAMLWLRRPIPPSS comes from the coding sequence ATGACCCGCCGCGGTGCCGCGCGTCTCGCGTCGGTTCTCCTCGGTTTCGCCGCCGCCGGTGCCCTGTTGGGGGGCCCGGCGGCGGCCGTCGCGCAGGATGGCCTCGTCGCCAGCGACCCGCGCGACCAGGCGGTGCTCGCCGCCGGGCCGAGCGGCGTCCGATTGACCTTCTCCAGCACGCCCACCGCGGATTCTCACGTGTCCATCGTGGACGGCAACGGGTCGGCGGTGACCACCGGCCCGCTGTCGGCCGCGCCCGGCCGGGCGCTGTGGCAACCGATCGCGATCGACGCGCCGTCCGACGTGATCGTCGCCTACCACGTCGAGCTCGACGGCGGCGGCGAGGCATCCGGCGTGCTGCGGTTCAGCGTCGGCACCGGCAAGCCGCCCGCGCTCACCGGTGCCGTCCCGGACGCCGACCCGCACGCGCACAGCGTCGATCCGCTCAGCGCGTTTCTGCTCGTGGTCGACGGGCTGGTCGTCCTCGGCGTGCTGGCGATGCTGTGGCTGCGCCGGCCCATCCCGCCCTCGTCATGA
- a CDS encoding DUF5987 family protein: MQPDNHDVDPARTATIEAYADTVVPGAKRSPDDRAVAGAALGGGAVAAGAVELLEQPGGGLAEALDSMVYTLNDHAAGYATAHGLALDDGVPAFVALPFEHRTALVLELTAPEHPEKQMWVALALFSNMAFDSAAHLTTADAFANRHPGLLTIGYFPPDADGLFRFPQYSYGRALAPLHPQTTVTGDPA; encoded by the coding sequence GTGCAACCCGACAACCACGACGTTGACCCGGCCCGGACCGCCACCATTGAGGCGTACGCCGATACGGTCGTCCCCGGTGCGAAGCGGTCACCGGACGACCGGGCCGTGGCGGGCGCCGCCCTGGGCGGCGGCGCGGTCGCGGCGGGCGCCGTCGAACTGCTCGAACAGCCCGGTGGCGGGCTGGCGGAAGCGTTGGACTCGATGGTCTACACGCTGAACGACCACGCCGCCGGATACGCCACGGCACACGGTCTCGCGCTCGACGACGGCGTACCCGCATTCGTCGCGCTTCCCTTCGAGCACCGCACCGCGCTGGTACTGGAACTCACCGCGCCGGAACACCCCGAAAAGCAGATGTGGGTGGCACTGGCACTGTTCAGCAACATGGCGTTTGACAGCGCCGCCCATCTCACCACCGCGGACGCGTTCGCGAACCGCCATCCCGGACTGTTGACGATCGGCTATTTCCCGCCGGACGCCGATGGGCTTTTCCGCTTTCCCCAGTACTCGTACGGGCGGGCCTTGGCCCCACTCCACCCACAGACCACGGTGACAGGTGATCCAGCATGA
- a CDS encoding FAD-dependent oxidoreductase, translated as MTSTESTDVVVIGSGFGGAIAAYHLAAGGARVLVLERGPWLQAEEFEHDFKLGSSYTRVFDFVVGDGMSILGGNCVGGGSVVYFATMPRAPRFVFERRGSIGRRMWPASITRDTLDPWYDRVTEALPVTRQSWEKVPYAGGLFAAACAHAGRTANPSPSAVDVDECVNCNWMMAGCRFDAKRSLLLNYLPAAVAHGAEIRPLHEVQRLTRLADGGYRVHYRVVDEEDYRILHDSGEIDAKLVILAAGSGATPVILQRSEPDLGRMPHAVGRYFSGNGERLNTAILDEDKVRDVLGLSRPDGSAYAAYQIGRGPTVASWDRLDGSLPEYERFSLEQLYFPPGLGTILAQVPGATGPSWFGLEKKEMLRQWQSWLTIFTMSEDDNEGVFGPPPETGNAHRLSMQMLGDGPLRYRPTANTWRGWSLSDAAVKDILERDGLARVAPWTNDLVGAYTVHPLASCRIGDDPATSALDDRHELRGHPGIFVTDGSAVPGALTVNPALTIAALAERAMPGIVRAARERGVAVQYGAPAPDGSTAARVAVAPTV; from the coding sequence ATGACTTCCACGGAGTCGACAGACGTCGTCGTGATCGGCAGCGGGTTCGGCGGCGCCATCGCGGCCTACCATCTCGCCGCCGGCGGTGCCCGCGTGTTGGTCCTGGAGCGCGGACCGTGGCTCCAGGCCGAGGAGTTCGAGCACGACTTCAAGCTGGGTTCGTCGTACACCCGGGTCTTCGACTTCGTGGTGGGCGACGGAATGAGCATCCTCGGCGGCAACTGCGTCGGCGGCGGCAGCGTGGTGTATTTCGCCACCATGCCGCGCGCGCCGCGGTTCGTGTTCGAGCGGCGCGGCAGCATCGGCCGTCGCATGTGGCCGGCCAGCATCACCCGGGACACATTGGATCCCTGGTACGACCGGGTCACCGAGGCGCTGCCGGTCACCCGGCAGTCCTGGGAAAAGGTGCCGTACGCGGGCGGCCTGTTCGCGGCTGCCTGCGCGCACGCCGGCCGCACCGCCAACCCGTCACCGTCCGCCGTCGACGTGGACGAGTGCGTCAACTGCAACTGGATGATGGCCGGCTGCCGGTTCGACGCCAAGCGCTCGTTGTTGCTCAACTACCTTCCCGCCGCCGTCGCGCACGGCGCCGAGATCCGGCCGCTGCACGAGGTCCAGCGGTTGACCCGGTTGGCCGACGGCGGCTACCGGGTGCACTACCGGGTCGTCGACGAGGAGGACTACCGGATCCTGCACGACAGCGGCGAGATCGACGCCAAGCTGGTGATCCTCGCGGCGGGCTCGGGCGCGACCCCGGTGATCCTGCAGCGCTCGGAGCCCGACCTCGGCCGGATGCCGCACGCGGTGGGCCGGTACTTCTCCGGAAATGGCGAACGCCTCAACACCGCGATCCTCGACGAGGACAAAGTGCGGGACGTCCTGGGCCTGTCCCGCCCGGACGGTTCCGCCTATGCCGCGTACCAGATCGGTCGCGGACCGACGGTCGCGAGCTGGGACCGGCTGGACGGCAGCCTGCCCGAGTACGAGCGGTTCTCGCTCGAGCAGCTGTACTTCCCGCCGGGCCTCGGCACGATCCTGGCCCAGGTGCCCGGCGCCACCGGCCCGTCGTGGTTCGGCCTGGAGAAGAAGGAGATGCTGCGGCAGTGGCAGTCGTGGCTGACCATCTTCACGATGTCCGAAGACGACAACGAGGGCGTCTTCGGGCCACCGCCGGAGACGGGCAACGCGCACCGGCTCTCCATGCAGATGCTGGGCGACGGCCCGCTGCGGTACCGGCCGACGGCCAACACGTGGCGCGGCTGGTCGTTGTCGGACGCCGCGGTCAAGGACATCCTGGAACGCGACGGGCTGGCCCGGGTGGCGCCATGGACCAACGATCTGGTCGGCGCGTACACGGTGCACCCGTTGGCATCCTGCCGGATCGGCGACGACCCGGCGACGTCGGCGCTGGACGACCGGCACGAGCTGCGCGGGCATCCGGGCATCTTCGTCACCGACGGCTCGGCGGTGCCGGGAGCGCTGACGGTCAACCCGGCGCTCACGATCGCGGCGCTCGCCGAGCGGGCCATGCCCGGCATCGTGCGCGCGGCGCGCGAACGGGGCGTGGCCGTCCAGTACGGCGCGCCCGCGCCGGACGGCTCGACGGCCGCCCGGGTCGCGGTAGCCCCAACAGTCTGA
- a CDS encoding carboxymuconolactone decarboxylase family protein produces the protein MGSLFARVARRISATHIRHVAPVAPGTETGLVAQVYRQMEADFGMVAPPMALHTPAPTALAATWLILRETLLAGPAVGRPAKEAVAAAVSLANRCPYCAEVHGAALLGLSPGPDATAVAAGRFDAVADQGLRELAAWAAATASQQATGGPVPFPARQAPEIIGVAVTFHYINRMVSVFLTESPLPPVPAAALPVARRAARLMMGRMARRRPAPGTALALLPDAPLPPDLSWAAGQPPIAAAFARASAAFEAGGRRSVPEGVRAVVLATLSRRAGVEPGLGEPAWLSEAVDGRPARERPAARLALLTAFAPYRVTAELVAEVRAGLDDAGLIDLTSWASFTAARALGARLGRAEEAPPAPQNEPA, from the coding sequence GTGGGATCGTTGTTCGCACGCGTCGCGCGCCGGATCTCCGCGACGCACATCCGGCACGTCGCCCCGGTCGCACCGGGTACCGAGACCGGCCTGGTGGCGCAGGTGTACCGGCAGATGGAGGCCGACTTCGGCATGGTCGCGCCGCCGATGGCCCTGCACACGCCGGCCCCCACGGCCCTCGCGGCGACCTGGCTGATCCTGCGGGAGACGCTGCTGGCCGGTCCCGCGGTAGGCCGGCCGGCGAAGGAGGCGGTGGCGGCCGCGGTGTCCCTGGCCAACCGGTGTCCGTACTGCGCCGAGGTGCACGGCGCCGCGCTGCTGGGCCTGTCGCCCGGACCGGACGCGACCGCGGTCGCCGCCGGCCGGTTCGACGCCGTCGCGGACCAGGGGCTGCGGGAGTTGGCCGCCTGGGCCGCGGCGACCGCGAGCCAGCAGGCCACCGGCGGGCCGGTACCGTTCCCGGCCCGCCAGGCCCCGGAGATCATCGGTGTGGCGGTGACCTTCCACTACATCAACCGGATGGTCAGCGTCTTTCTCACCGAGTCACCGCTGCCTCCCGTACCGGCGGCGGCGCTACCGGTCGCCCGGCGAGCTGCCCGGCTCATGATGGGCCGCATGGCCCGGCGGCGTCCCGCACCGGGTACGGCGCTGGCGCTCCTGCCGGACGCACCGCTGCCGCCGGACCTGTCCTGGGCGGCCGGCCAGCCGCCCATCGCGGCGGCCTTCGCGCGGGCCAGCGCGGCCTTCGAGGCCGGTGGCCGGCGCTCGGTTCCCGAAGGCGTACGCGCGGTGGTGCTGGCCACGCTGTCCCGCCGCGCCGGTGTCGAGCCGGGGCTCGGTGAGCCGGCCTGGCTGAGCGAGGCGGTCGACGGCCGGCCGGCACGGGAGCGGCCGGCCGCGCGGCTGGCGCTGCTCACCGCGTTCGCGCCGTACCGGGTGACCGCCGAGCTGGTCGCGGAGGTCCGGGCCGGCCTCGACGACGCGGGATTGATCGATCTCACATCCTGGGCCAGCTTCACGGCGGCACGCGCGCTCGGCGCCCGGCTCGGGCGGGCCGAGGAGGCGCCGCCGGCGCCTCAGAACGAGCCGGCATAG
- a CDS encoding helix-turn-helix domain-containing protein, which yields MDESIQQAVNRAIIAMRENLGEQLTVDDIARAAMFSKFHFTRIFQRATGVSPGRFLSALRLQRAKHLLVSTSLNVADISLRVGYNSVGTFSTRFSKSVGMSPTAYRKRAGFAPHIPLDPYFGREHRSASHVYGRVWSAQAEATVFVGLFPDRIPQGRPVRCTILPGRGQYRFDSVPPGTWYLLAQAVTGALDGADDTISVATRGPLTIGRDTVVQADLGLKPADTLDPPVLLALLDARKLALARTTAA from the coding sequence GTGGACGAATCGATTCAGCAGGCCGTGAACCGCGCCATCATCGCCATGCGGGAGAACCTGGGAGAACAGCTCACCGTGGACGACATCGCGCGGGCCGCGATGTTCAGCAAGTTCCACTTTACGCGAATCTTCCAACGCGCCACTGGCGTATCTCCGGGGCGCTTTCTCTCGGCACTTCGACTGCAGCGGGCCAAGCATTTGTTGGTATCGACATCGCTCAACGTCGCCGATATCAGCCTGCGCGTTGGATACAACAGCGTAGGCACCTTCAGTACGCGATTCAGCAAGAGCGTCGGCATGTCGCCGACGGCTTATCGGAAACGGGCCGGATTCGCGCCCCATATTCCACTGGATCCGTACTTCGGGCGGGAGCATCGGTCGGCTTCCCACGTTTACGGACGGGTGTGGTCGGCGCAAGCGGAGGCTACTGTTTTCGTCGGCCTCTTTCCCGATCGCATTCCGCAGGGACGGCCGGTGCGGTGCACCATCCTGCCCGGCCGGGGCCAGTACCGCTTCGACAGCGTCCCGCCCGGCACGTGGTACCTGCTCGCACAGGCGGTGACCGGCGCCCTGGACGGCGCGGACGACACGATCTCCGTCGCCACGCGAGGCCCACTGACGATCGGCCGCGATACGGTCGTCCAGGCGGACCTTGGACTCAAGCCGGCGGACACCCTTGACCCGCCGGTGCTGCTCGCCCTGCTCGACGCCCGAAAGCTGGCGCTGGCCAGGACGACCGCTGCGTGA
- a CDS encoding MerR family transcriptional regulator — translation MRISVLSRQTGVPVATIKFYLREGLLPRGTPISRNQAEYGDLHLHRLRLIRAFTNVAQLDLSTVRELLAAIEDERVPLRDLYEVVNTALYPEHNAADDPDGVDGVRTDVDEFLQQLGWQVDPKGAGRLAHVVATLRHLGCECDMDFFGSYADAAERLAIQELDLLKPEGTVADRAAAVVRTVLLDVALATMRRMAQEHLVAQRFGEPSEHR, via the coding sequence ATGCGCATATCCGTTCTCAGCCGACAAACCGGAGTCCCCGTCGCCACGATCAAGTTCTACCTGCGCGAGGGACTCCTTCCCCGAGGCACGCCGATCAGCCGCAACCAGGCCGAGTACGGCGATCTGCACCTGCACCGCCTCCGCCTCATCAGGGCCTTCACGAACGTCGCCCAGCTCGATCTGTCCACCGTGCGGGAGTTGCTGGCGGCCATCGAGGACGAGCGGGTGCCGCTACGCGACCTGTACGAGGTTGTCAACACCGCGCTCTATCCCGAGCACAACGCCGCCGACGACCCCGACGGGGTCGACGGCGTCCGCACGGATGTGGACGAGTTCCTCCAGCAGCTGGGCTGGCAGGTCGATCCGAAAGGGGCCGGGCGGCTGGCGCACGTGGTGGCCACGCTGCGTCACCTCGGCTGCGAATGTGACATGGATTTCTTCGGCTCGTATGCGGACGCGGCCGAACGCCTCGCCATTCAGGAGCTTGACCTGCTCAAGCCGGAGGGCACCGTCGCCGACCGGGCCGCCGCCGTCGTACGCACGGTGCTGCTCGACGTGGCGCTGGCGACCATGCGCCGGATGGCGCAGGAACACCTGGTCGCCCAGCGGTTCGGCGAGCCCTCCGAGCATCGGTAA
- a CDS encoding TIGR03084 family metal-binding protein, translating to MMNQANVVVDLSAAGDEVDRMVADLDPAQWALPTPALGWTIAHQIAHLSATFRLAALAASSAERFAAITAQLSSDFNANVDNAMADFLAEPPPVLLTRWRAERGRAEQVLGALPPDRIVPWLVRPLPVAVLAAAGIMELFGHGQDVADALGVRREHSDSIGHLVAFAVRTWDFGYQARGLATPDVDFRFEITAPSGAVWTFGPADSTQRISGPAVDFCLLVTRRRHRDDLRLTATGDEADRWLDLAQAYRGPAGPGRRPGQFAAQVR from the coding sequence ATGATGAATCAAGCAAATGTGGTCGTGGACCTGAGCGCGGCGGGTGACGAGGTGGACCGTATGGTTGCCGACCTCGACCCGGCCCAATGGGCACTGCCCACGCCGGCGCTCGGCTGGACCATCGCCCACCAGATCGCCCACTTGAGCGCCACCTTCCGGCTAGCCGCGCTGGCGGCGTCCAGCGCGGAGCGGTTCGCGGCGATCACGGCGCAGCTGAGCAGCGACTTCAACGCGAACGTGGACAACGCCATGGCGGACTTCCTCGCGGAGCCGCCGCCGGTCCTGCTGACCCGATGGCGTGCCGAACGCGGTCGGGCCGAGCAGGTTCTCGGCGCGCTGCCGCCGGACCGCATCGTGCCCTGGCTGGTCCGCCCGCTGCCGGTGGCCGTGCTGGCGGCCGCCGGCATCATGGAGTTGTTCGGGCACGGCCAGGACGTCGCCGACGCGCTCGGGGTGCGGCGCGAGCACAGTGACAGCATCGGCCACCTGGTCGCCTTCGCGGTCCGTACCTGGGACTTCGGCTACCAGGCGCGCGGCCTGGCCACGCCGGATGTCGACTTCCGGTTCGAGATCACCGCGCCGTCGGGCGCGGTCTGGACGTTCGGGCCGGCCGACAGTACCCAACGCATCAGCGGCCCGGCGGTCGATTTCTGTCTGCTGGTAACCCGGCGCCGGCACCGCGACGACCTCCGGCTCACGGCGACGGGCGACGAGGCCGACCGTTGGCTCGACCTCGCCCAGGCATACCGTGGGCCGGCCGGTCCCGGGCGGCGTCCCGGTCAGTTCGCGGCACAGGTGCGGTAG
- a CDS encoding SCP2 sterol-binding domain-containing protein: protein MPIEDLDPAKLDARELALLVKATPAGELRGLMTGSRRSAVLDTVVGRMPGVFRGDRAGAMSAVVHWRIGDGPGGGVDVYEIVIEGGTCALSAAPRRQPKLTLTIGAVDFLRMVTGNAHPIALAMKGKLKTKGDLALTAKFPQLFDIPRV from the coding sequence ATGCCCATCGAGGATCTCGATCCCGCGAAGCTGGATGCCCGCGAGCTAGCCCTGCTGGTCAAGGCCACCCCTGCCGGTGAGCTGCGCGGCCTCATGACCGGAAGCCGGCGCTCGGCCGTGCTGGACACGGTCGTCGGGCGGATGCCCGGCGTCTTCCGGGGCGATCGAGCCGGCGCCATGTCGGCCGTCGTGCACTGGCGGATCGGCGACGGCCCGGGCGGCGGGGTGGACGTCTACGAGATCGTGATCGAGGGCGGGACGTGCGCGCTGTCGGCCGCACCGCGGCGGCAGCCGAAGCTCACCCTCACGATCGGCGCCGTCGACTTCCTTCGCATGGTGACCGGAAACGCCCATCCCATAGCGCTCGCGATGAAGGGGAAGTTGAAGACAAAAGGCGACCTCGCGCTGACCGCGAAGTTTCCGCAACTTTTCGATATTCCTCGGGTCTAG
- a CDS encoding DUF3267 domain-containing protein has protein sequence MRARRSLPEGFVLGGTVRLQGNRGLRRTLSLLSVPWGIASIFGVALLAALVRPQGWTLDMRDVPAAVVLVAFAGGLILTPVLTLVAHEAAHGAVLWALTGARPMFGFKGWYAYADAPGWYLPRWSMVAALAAPLVVLPVLGLPLVALGPAGLSMFVLFGLIVNAVAAIADVYMMGVVARVRGPVYFGDTPGARPGEAGSWYVPARS, from the coding sequence ATGCGTGCGCGTCGATCACTGCCGGAGGGGTTCGTACTCGGCGGGACGGTCCGCCTGCAGGGCAACCGCGGCCTGCGGCGCACGCTGTCGCTGCTGTCCGTGCCGTGGGGGATCGCGTCGATCTTCGGCGTCGCGCTGCTCGCCGCGCTGGTCCGCCCGCAGGGCTGGACGCTGGACATGCGGGACGTGCCGGCGGCCGTGGTCCTGGTGGCGTTCGCCGGCGGGCTGATCCTCACGCCGGTGCTCACCCTGGTCGCGCACGAGGCCGCGCACGGGGCGGTGTTGTGGGCGCTCACCGGCGCGCGCCCGATGTTCGGGTTCAAGGGCTGGTACGCCTACGCCGACGCGCCCGGCTGGTACCTGCCGCGCTGGTCCATGGTGGCGGCGCTGGCGGCGCCGCTGGTCGTGCTGCCGGTGCTCGGCCTGCCGCTGGTCGCGCTCGGGCCGGCGGGGTTGTCGATGTTCGTCCTCTTCGGGCTGATCGTCAACGCCGTGGCGGCCATCGCCGACGTCTACATGATGGGCGTTGTAGCGCGGGTCCGCGGGCCGGTCTACTTCGGCGACACGCCGGGGGCCAGGCCCGGCGAGGCCGGTAGCTGGTACGTGCCGGCCCGGTCGTAA
- a CDS encoding PadR family transcriptional regulator, with protein sequence MALQEPTFFILTALADQPLHGYGVMQAVGELSGGRLRLRAGTLYAALDRLADDGLVVVDREEAVDGRLRRYYRLTDHGVVELQAEVDRLRANASLAAARLRKAGRLRPAPGGVG encoded by the coding sequence GTGGCACTCCAGGAACCGACGTTCTTCATCCTCACCGCACTGGCCGACCAGCCCTTACACGGGTACGGCGTGATGCAGGCCGTGGGCGAGTTGTCCGGCGGGCGGCTGCGGCTGCGCGCCGGCACGCTGTACGCGGCGCTGGACCGGCTGGCCGACGACGGCCTCGTCGTGGTCGACCGGGAGGAGGCCGTCGACGGGCGGCTCCGCCGGTACTACCGGCTCACCGACCACGGCGTGGTGGAGCTCCAGGCCGAGGTGGATCGGCTGCGGGCCAACGCGAGCCTGGCCGCCGCCCGGCTGCGCAAGGCCGGCCGCCTGCGCCCGGCACCCGGCGGTGTCGGGTGA
- a CDS encoding haloacid dehalogenase-like hydrolase, whose product MSAQWFGARAGDPGLVPVGGYLADRFGFHSFSGPQLETAGGRFTGRVARHFDEYDKRDFAIAQARELQLDLRLCAAVGDSRSDLPLS is encoded by the coding sequence GTGTCGGCGCAATGGTTTGGTGCCCGTGCTGGCGACCCTGGCCTGGTCCCGGTCGGCGGCTACCTGGCCGACCGGTTCGGGTTCCATTCGTTCAGTGGGCCGCAGTTGGAGACCGCCGGTGGGCGGTTCACGGGCCGCGTCGCCCGCCACTTCGACGAGTACGACAAGCGGGACTTCGCCATCGCGCAGGCACGAGAGCTGCAGTTGGATCTCCGCCTGTGCGCGGCGGTCGGAGACAGCCGGTCGGACCTGCCATTGAGCTAG